The following DNA comes from Candidatus Nitrospira nitrificans.
GTCTCTGGCGGCTCGCGCGGGCGCCGGCGGGGCTGCTGTTCGTGGAGGGCGAGCGCGCGGCGGCGCCCGAGACCTCCCCCCTGCGCGAGATGACGGAGGTCGAGCGCCTGGAGGCTGATTACGGCGGCACGGGAGTGACGCTCGGCCGCCATCCCCTGGCCATGCGGCGGGCGGAGCTGATGCGAGCCGGGGTCACCCGGGCTCGCGATCTCGCGCGCGGCGCCGCGGGCGGTCGTGTGCGGGTGGCGGGGAGCGTCATCGTGCGCCAGCGACCCGGCACGGCCAAGGGCTTCGTCTTCCTGAGCCTGGAGGACGAGACGGGCATCGCCAACGTCATCGTGACGCCCGGCCTCTTCCAGCGCTACCGGCTCGTGCTCGTCACCGAGCCCTTGCTCCTGGTGGACGGCATCCTCCAGCGCCAGGACGGCGTCGTCTCCGTCAAGGCCCAGCGCGTGGCCGCTCTCCCGCGCCTCGCCCACCACGCGCCGTCGCACGACTTCGGGTGAGGCGGTGCGCCTGGCGGCGATCTCACGCCGATCCGCCGCCGCCCGGGGCCGCTGTCCGAGGCCACTGTCGTTGAGGTGCCGCTGCCCGAGGCCCCTGCCCGGGGCCGCTTGCCGCCTCGGGCGCCGCGGGCGTATTCTCTCGCCACCCATGGTGACGGCCACCGTCGAGTACCTGTCGATGCCCACGCGACGGTGGGTGATGCGCGAGCCTGTCCCGCCGCCGCCCCCGCGCCTGCTCGACCGCGTGCGGGCCGCCATCCGCACGCGACACTACAGCCGCCGCACCGAGAAGGCCTACGTGGGCTGGATCCGCCGGTACATCCTGTTCCACGGCAAGCGTCACCCCGCCGAGATGGGCGCCTCCGAGGTCACGCGCTTCCTCAGCTCGCTGGCCGTCGAGGGGCAGGTGGCCGCATCCACGCAGAACCAGGCGGTGAGCGCCCTGCTCTTCCTCTATCGGGAGGTGCTCGGGCAGGAGCTCCCGTGGCTCGACGAGGTCATCCGCGCCAGGCGTCCCGTCCGGCTGCCCGTCGTGCTCGGACGCCGCGAGGTCCAGGCCATCCTCGACGGCCTGGGCGGAGCGCCCCGGCTCATGGCCTTGCTCCTGTACGGCGCCGGTCTCCGCCTGCTCGAGTGCGCGCGCCTGCGAGTCCAGGACATCGACTTCGAGCGGCACCAGATCGTCGTGCGCGGCGGCAAGGGCGACAAGGACAGGGTGACGATGCTCCCGGTCGTGGTGCGGGCGGACCTCGCCGCGCACCTGGAGGAGGTGAGGCGCCAGCACGCCCTCGACCTGCGCCGCGGCGCCGGCTGGGTGGAGCTGCCCTCGGCCCTGGCCCGCAAGTACCCCTACGCCGGCCGCGAGTGGGGATGGCAGTGGGTCTTCCCGGCCACCCGCGTCTACGTCGACCGCGACACCAGCCAGCGCCGCCGCCATCACCTCCACGAGTCCGTGCTGCAGCGTGCCGTCAAGATGGCCGTGGCGCGCGCCGGCTTGCCCCGGCACGCGACGTGCCACACCCTGCGCCACTCGTTCGCCACCCACCTGCTGGAGGATGGCCACGACATCCGCACCGTGCAGGAACTGCTCGGCCACCGGGATGTCAGCACCACCATGATCTATACCCACGTGCTGAACCGCGGCCCCGCCGGCGTGCGCAGCCCGGCCGACCGGATGGCGGGGCTGTGAGGTCCGACAGGCGCGGTGGCCATGGTGCTCTGGGTGGAGAAACGCCGACCATGGATGCGCCCGGCCGCCCGGCAGGATACACGGGGCGGGGATATTCGATATCCTGGCCCGGGATATCTGCCGCCGCCTAGCCACGCAGGTGGCGGCC
Coding sequences within:
- a CDS encoding integron integrase, translated to MREPVPPPPPRLLDRVRAAIRTRHYSRRTEKAYVGWIRRYILFHGKRHPAEMGASEVTRFLSSLAVEGQVAASTQNQAVSALLFLYREVLGQELPWLDEVIRARRPVRLPVVLGRREVQAILDGLGGAPRLMALLLYGAGLRLLECARLRVQDIDFERHQIVVRGGKGDKDRVTMLPVVVRADLAAHLEEVRRQHALDLRRGAGWVELPSALARKYPYAGREWGWQWVFPATRVYVDRDTSQRRRHHLHESVLQRAVKMAVARAGLPRHATCHTLRHSFATHLLEDGHDIRTVQELLGHRDVSTTMIYTHVLNRGPAGVRSPADRMAGL
- a CDS encoding OB-fold nucleic acid binding domain-containing protein produces the protein LWRLARAPAGLLFVEGERAAAPETSPLREMTEVERLEADYGGTGVTLGRHPLAMRRAELMRAGVTRARDLARGAAGGRVRVAGSVIVRQRPGTAKGFVFLSLEDETGIANVIVTPGLFQRYRLVLVTEPLLLVDGILQRQDGVVSVKAQRVAALPRLAHHAPSHDFG